Genomic segment of Scomber scombrus chromosome 18, fScoSco1.1, whole genome shotgun sequence:
GAACTCTATCCACTGAGATCCAGCAAAAAGCTAATAAGTAGACCTTGAGGTAAGATTTTTCTGTCAATGTTGTACTGCACTTTAGCACACTGGTGCCACGACTCTGATCTGACCCTTGGCATGAAACCCTCCTCCCCactttgaccaaaaaaaaaaaaaaacatacaaaaacctCACAGCAACTtctagattttattttttgctcaaaaaaaaagaaaaaaaatcacctgcaTTCATCACATTCTTCTCCTGCATCATAACACCATGAGACCCATTAATTCTTTAACATTTGTTTGCAAACACAATCAACATTTTACATaagaaacactttaaactgGGGGCatttctcccccctccccagTCATCATTACCACCCACCCACAGCTGTCCAGACTGCAGTTCACTGGCCCAGCTCCAACATCCACCTTGAACTTTCACAGACTTTCACTGACAACACCTGCATGATTTGCGTAACGCTCTGAATACTGTATGAAGAAGAAGACCGCACTTTATGAAATGTTACAAGCGAGGCTTATATCTCATGTTAGTAAAACTGCATGTCTGAAGCATGTTAGTAGTGATCATATTTAATCAAATGAGACAAAATCATTTATACAGCAAAGAGCCCAACAGTGTTTGCTAGGTGCATGTAAACTTGtagtttttctctcatcttaaTTTGTGTGACTATTTAAGACTTCCTTTGTGATTTTCTCTGCATAGTTGCAGATAAATGAAAGCCCCCAGAGAGAGGTCAAAGCACTCAACAACTTTCCACTGTCCTCACAGACCAAAGTCAAAAAGTCTGAGTCCACACCAGTGGACATTGCAACTGGGACGCAGTTAACTCGAGAGGTGTCATTACAAATCTGATCCCTGCTGATGAACGTGTCGAGTAAACCCCGTCAGAATGCCTTCCACCTATGTGTGGCAGTCCAGCCTCGTCCAAAATGATTGAGATTATGTTCTTCAACTGAGctggtcctttttttttttttgtcaagtcTGTGATTTATTTGCCTCTGAGCAGGGCTTCTTGTGTTAGTGCAGTAAAGCTGGACAGCAGAGTCATAAAAGTTAATACAGATGAGAAAAACTCCAGAACATGAATGCCAACTCCAGCATGTACATCTTCTGCAAGCAGTGTTGAAACAACACCATAATGACTGGTAGAACAAGGGGTTTGAtgagaaaaattaaaataaaaaatgaaaaaaaaaaaaaaagacagggtcaAGCATGACAAGAAAAATCAGAAGCCCTTATCTGGTGTCCACTTTTGGTATTTATTACCTCATCTTTTTGAgccttttcttctttaaaatcttttttgatcattttgaattttttttatctctaaaACTTAAGGATGACAGATCTTTAAATTGCAAAAAGCATTTCCAACATttaggaataaaataaaacagtaggttctagtttgtgtgtgtgtgtgtgtatgtgtgtatgtgtatgtgtatgtgtatgtgtatgtgtatgtgtatgtgtatgtgtgtgtgtgtgtgtgtgtgtgtgtgtgtgtgtgtgtgtgtgtgacgggcATAATTTGCTGTTATGTTTGATATTATTTACATGTACTGAACGTTCGTTGGTATGCCAACAGAGTGTTTGGTATACAGTAATCTGTGCAAACtgtttgtcagtgtgtatgcgtgtttgGTACAATCAAGACAGCTTTCAGATGTTATGCAGTTGTTGGGGATGGTAACTACAATGGCTTAAGGTCCATGTGATCGAGGGAGGAGGAAGACTCTCTCCGCCTCCCTGCCTGGCAGCGGTAGTGCAGGTCAAAGTTCAAAAGgtcaaaaagtaaaaatgggCGGTGGGGTTTCCTTTCCTGAAGCAGGACGTCGTCACTCCATCTGTTGGGTGGTCAGTGCGATGGTGCGGTCTCCTGGCCTGTTGGTGACACTTGTTTATGGCATGTAGGGATGTCACTGCAGCACTAACCCAacctgagacagaaaaagatggaagtgtaagaaaagcaaacagacaaGTGTTTTTTTGGAAACCTTTAAGCTTTGATATCACCATTATGTGTCAGTTGTTGAAGAAATGTACCTTTTCCGACCCCATGCTGGGACACTTCCAATTGTACAGATAATACTGAAGATTCCCGTCACCAATGCCAAACTTAAGCTTCTCCAAGAAAGTCTTGTTTTCCATTAGATCCAGTGCATTGAAGACATCAAACCCTTTCtgtataaaagataaaaaatggaggagaaaaaaaaacctcattagTCTCACTGAAGGTAAGCATTTAGGAGAAAATAGATGCACGGATCAAAGGGGAACGCACCGATTTGGCCAGGATGAGAGCATCAGACATCAGGTCAAGCAGGGGGATGGTGGTGTGCACGTTGTAGAAGGAGTACGCTGCTTTTAGACTGCGGTGCACAGGGTGGTTCATAATGGTAGAAGGCAGTGTGTAGAAACTCAGGAAATCAGTCACCTTGCCATCATTCTGTCAAGAGAacaacacacacttaaaaaaaaactttttacaacACACTGAAAGGacggttttaaaaaaaagagacgcATTTTAAGTGTCATATGTGATGTTTATTTTACCTCCACCAGGAAAGTGTCGATAATATTCTCCCGGGGAAGCAGCCAGTGCGACACCTCTTCTGGGCTCATTGCAGGCACCAGGTTGAACTGGTTCAGGTAATCACGGAGGAGGCGATGTACCAGCGGCACATCCTTCTTGGTCATCGGCCGCAGACCCGAAGTCTTCGGGGCCTGGAGGaaagaggacaggaaggaagaacatATAGTTATGGTGGAGGAATGTTTTGATTGAGAGtaaaatttgtgtgtgtgtgagggggggggggggttccacCAACCTCAGGCAGACGGTACAACTTCATGGTGCGCTGCATAGTCATGTTCCTGCTCAGGTGGGAGAACTTCACCTCGATTAGTTTGCGTGGGTTCAGAGAGCGATGCCAGTACCTGCGCATAAAAGTGGGTTTGTTGGGATTCTgttgggaagaaaaaaaaaaaacgtgtgcCATTTTCTGTCAGACCCACCTGCATGTGCCCACAGGTTTGGGCAGTACCACTCCAGCGGTGTAAACAGCCTGGAAGATGCCCTGCCGGTTGACCCGTCTGGTGATTTCTCTGATCAGAACCGGAGCGACTCGTTTGGAACGAAGCTTCTTGTGGACGCAGAGGAAATTGATCTCaaccattttcttttctctaaaaacacaagacaaataTTAATCTGAGCAAGTCTGCAACCAACTCTCATCCGAATGACATTGAATAAAAAAGCATTTACATTACAGCACTGAATACAGTTTACTTCTTCAACTAATTACGGTATGAAAAGaacaattcattgtttttaaaattttgaactgacaaaaacatgtattatcaataaaatgaaagtttgatttcatgatttaaatttgaaaaaagttgTGTTGACTTACATGTCATAGATTTGGATGCTGGCAGGAATGGCACTGATGAAGCCTACCAGCTTCTGGTTAGAGTTAACCCTCACCCCACAATGCCACTGGGGCAACCAGCCAGGGGGCCGCAGGGccctgagacaaaaaaaaaagatcagtctCATCCCATCACCtgtattaatataataacattaatcCAAGTGCCTTATGAGAAAATGCCACAAAGCATTGTACTAGCTGTAAAAATATACCATTTTAGTATTTTGGCATTTCCTTCTCAGGTGCCAAAGAACAAAATGATCCAGTATGAAAAGATTTACCAGAGCAGGAACTCAGGAGAGTAATCAAATCGAAACATGTTGTCATCGTCTTCCACATAGTTCTCATTGAGGAGGGTGTAAAGCTCCTTGAGCTGGTttaagagagaatgaaagaaatctTAGCGTTAAGTTTTCAAGTTTTGTAGGTCAGTATTCAACCACACAACACTCGTGAATTTTATAATCCCAGAGGTCAGAAAACACTGACCAAAAGATTGATTTCGTCTGTGCATCCCtactttgagtgtgtgtttatacactTCTTACCACAGCAGAGTTCCCCAAGTCCAGGGTGTCCCAGCTGAAGCCCTGTGGGAGGCTGTAGGGCTCCTCACGAATGTGGTCCTTGTCAGGTTCAATGGAGCCGTGTGATGTCACCGTTTCCCctggaggaaaataaacacGTTGACATGAGGCACACCTGGGATGCATGACAATGAGCTGAACCATGACCCGGAGGCCCTGTCAAATGTCGTACCTAGCTTAGGCACAGGCTGTGTGTCCCAGAACTGGTAACTCCTCCGAGTTGCCTCCTCCATGGTTTTGGCAGGACCTTGGCCAACAGAGAACAGTTCAATGGCCTTTTGGATCTCTTGTAGCTTATCAGCTGGCAATGAATTCACCTGTTTGGAGAGTAAAGAGGATTTAAGTTAAGAGGAGGAACACAAACAATGTCAAAAAGGGACAGTTCACAGAGATAAATCGTTAATTTCTCCTACCTAGTGTCTTCTCAGGCTATCTTAACAGTTGGGTATAATTTGTGAGGgccaaagaaagagagacatgcTAGCCGTTGATACTATGGCCTAGACATGTAGTGTCTAATCAGCTGAACACTGCATTGTGAACAAATAGTAAACAAATCTATACATGTAGCAGTCCTCAAGAGTGCATTTACAACCTCAGtgcacaacaacacaaagcCACACATAAGAAAAATTGCAACTATATAAtgatttctttgtcattttcccATCTTTTAACAGTACTCTCTAATAGGTACAACTTTAACTCCAACCCTCAGTAAATCACACCTGCACTAGACTTTTATTTACCATATACTTTAACACgtaacataataaataaacaaactcaTGCCTTGGCAAGAGGGTCCTGAGCAGCTTCTGTGGCACcagatttcttcttctttttctgcttctttttcttcttcttggcaCCAGTGTCGTCACCGAGATCCCTGTCACTTAAACAGGACAGAAATAGAAAGTGTCCATGTTAGACTGCCATCCCAGAGGAAAGAGATGTTCTGGTCAAAATGTTGGATTTTGTTCTTTGCCTGGGATATGCTTGTAAAACATAAAAGCCTGGATCATTAAGGCTGCATTATATATACACTTTTGTAATAAATGACTACACATACACCAGCCTAAATCAAAAGATGTGCCATGCTGACCAAAAAGAAGACATTATAAAAGCCAGGGTGGTTAAAACTATTAATATCACTGTCATTTTCCCTTACACAATTCAGTTGTGAAACAAAGTCACATGGTAATCTGGAAAAGGTCCATCTAGTGAAGTCTATCCAGCTTGTGAACAAGTTCTCACTAACAGACAGTGACAATCGAAGGtgttgctttaaaataaaacaaggtaAAGAAACGAGCTCTTAAGTTTGTCAGAAAGAAACACGGTAAAGTCACATAACGTAAATTTGGTCAAATACTGGTAACACATGTACTGTACGTATCCCTTATCATCACCTGTGTCAGCTGTTTGTGCTGAGATTATAGAGAGGGATACATATAAAATGCCATTCACAGGTAGTCCCGAAGCCGCCCCCTTTTTCTGATCAGTTCAAAGCTGaggagccacacacacacacacacacacacacccccccacCCATCTATCCGATCTTCTGGCTTGGGAGAGACTGCATACTTACAGAGGATAATCTCATTAGTGtccaagagaggagagaggccaAGCACTGGCTTGTATTTGTAACACCAGCACAGATGGTGAATCACATGACCCCCAGGAGAAGAGTACGTGGTATCAACGCTTGTGTACATATGTATGTAAGAGGGGTCagcgagtgagtgagtgactgggACAATGGACAACAAAACATTCAATAGTTTGTTCCACAGGCTTCCACTTCACCAGAGTAGTCCAGTCGACAGCCAGGACTATTctttgtttgagtgtgtttgtgtgtgttcgtacagggtgggtgggggggttgcATGTGTTGCTCGAAAAGCTCTCACATTTAGCTCACTTCAATTAATAAAACAGGGTCATCACTTTCTCCACCC
This window contains:
- the nmt1a gene encoding glycylpeptide N-tetradecanoyltransferase 1, which translates into the protein MADENETAPMPEKEDVEDHGHCSDCENEEHHSDDGDRDLGDDTGAKKKKKKQKKKKKSGATEAAQDPLAKVNSLPADKLQEIQKAIELFSVGQGPAKTMEEATRRSYQFWDTQPVPKLGETVTSHGSIEPDKDHIREEPYSLPQGFSWDTLDLGNSAVLKELYTLLNENYVEDDDNMFRFDYSPEFLLWALRPPGWLPQWHCGVRVNSNQKLVGFISAIPASIQIYDIEKKMVEINFLCVHKKLRSKRVAPVLIREITRRVNRQGIFQAVYTAGVVLPKPVGTCRYWHRSLNPRKLIEVKFSHLSRNMTMQRTMKLYRLPEAPKTSGLRPMTKKDVPLVHRLLRDYLNQFNLVPAMSPEEVSHWLLPRENIIDTFLVENDGKVTDFLSFYTLPSTIMNHPVHRSLKAAYSFYNVHTTIPLLDLMSDALILAKSKGFDVFNALDLMENKTFLEKLKFGIGDGNLQYYLYNWKCPSMGSEKVGLVLQ